From the Papaver somniferum cultivar HN1 chromosome 2, ASM357369v1, whole genome shotgun sequence genome, the window AGCAGATGTTGTAAGTACCATGGAAAACCCACATCTgtccaaaaaatcaaaaatcaaagtgCCAAACAGAGCCAAGCAACTACAGTAAAAAGCATTAAATTATGTTCATActtaaaaaccaaaaaccttcagaaacaagcagaaaacaagcaaaacctTCAAAAACAAGCAGAAAACAAGATAAGGAGTACTAGTGGAAGAGGGATAGAAATAGCTTACTTAGTGTACGGAGCAATGTTTCATTATAATGGAGGATATATTTCCTCTGCTTCTTCTAAACACTAGAAAACTGTGTGCAGTGGTGAAAACCTCTAAAGGAGAAGATGATAATTGTTTGTGAGCGGAAGAGAGGAGAAGCTGCATGTATATTTGTAGGTTTTTGGATTTCTTAAAAGCATCAACAATCAAATATGGAAATCAGCTGTTTAAAATTTAAAAGTTAAAAATCGagcaaaaaacaaataaaataaaaagtcaTTAGTTAATTTTATAAGAAGTATAActgaaaaagaaaattaattttaaaaaaaaaaattaaaaaattaatttttaaaaaaatagttgatttttttttcttcaaaaatagGTTGAAAAATTGTTTCAAAAATCATAATGCTAATTTTAAAATAGGAGGTACGCTTATTCATAGAATAGGTCTTGCTATCTAaaagggtgttggtgcccagcttgttgccagGCTACCCACCAACCTATTGgaatttatttttcttcaacaatggattttttctttttaagaaaaaaacTTTAAAAGTTAATTTTATAAGAAGTTAATTTTATGAAAAACTCAAAATACGAAGAGAGCGAACATGATAGTAAATTAGCAAAGTCAAATGCAATGTAGATATTATTATTTAAGAGAGAATACAAGGTATTTTTAAGAATTTGAGAATGGGGCATAGATTGAGAAAACATAAGAATATATCAAGTTATCATAAGGATTTGTCCGGAGAACACCAAAAAATAATAGTATCATCAAAAGGAACACAAGCCAATAAGCCCTAGAAACAAGCCGTCTTTGATAATGCCATTGATATCTTGGTTGTAATCTTGAAGAAAATCAACAATTCTAATTTGCGAAGGTGTCACTCAAACCAATATCTTTAAGAGAGGGAATATGTTAGGAATTAAATGCAACTAGGAAAATGCTAAGAATACAGATTCTATGGTATGAAGCAATTCCGAAATAGGATAAGGTAATAACACTGAATATATGTACAAAGAACTTGCTAAAAGCATGATATATGTTGGAAACATGAAGCAATGTGCAGTAAAAAGAAAAAAGGGCAAATTAATAAAGTGTcctgcttcaaaccatataattaataaaccggccaaaCTTTTAAATTCTTTTAGAAACTGGCCTTTCTGTTAGAGTTGACACCTGGGCCCACCAGATCGGTCAGCTGCGTTGAATAAGTCAAACTCGGTAGGAGAATTTACGACTGTGCCCTTGCCCATTTAAAGACCCGTGTGGTCTCTCACCACaatttctctttctccctcgttCTCTTTCTCCCTCGTTCTCTTCTCCCTCGTTCTGAAACTAGGGTTAGGTATTGAAGCTGTTTGAAGCTGgtgttattgaagttgtttttgcTGAAGACATAGATGTTAGCAGAAAGACCAGAGTGTATTTGGAAGAAAAGTTATACATATTTAGGGATTCAGAGATAGTGGTGATACAGTGAAGATGAGGTACAAACCGGGATTGAAACAGTCTGAATCAAGGTAAGATTAACGAAACCCGTGActtaatatatgatgaaaatcattgtattgatagttaattaatttaattgatcgattgatttttagggtttctgtttttttttcctttgtaattagggtttatttgaaaccaaatttttattgtttaattggggtttaattttcgtgattgggtgtttgattttaagtaatattgcttaattaggttttcattgggttttcataggtttatatctgattttgtttcatttgtgttgcagtcagttcaaatttaggaatatcagtgtatatgcggagccaaagaatgagactttggtatttcctgATTGCCATAGAGATGAAACAGACTTGATGACACTTAAGTATATGGTGTATAAGGGTTTGTCTATGGATGTTAAAGAGAAGTTTAATttatattggtttaaggaagaatgtctgccactgccattgttaaacaatgatgattttgataatttttgggAGGATTCTTTTGTAAATGAGGATGGATGTATATGTTTGTGGATGGGGATGAAAGACACAGTGTTTGGGACTCCAAAGACTACACCAAGAAGAAGACAGTTAGTAAGGGAACCACCCCTAGAAGATCCCCAAGGCTAAATAGTGTGGATAAATCAGTTGAAGGTGCATCAAGAAAGCTGAGTTTCATGGATGTGcccatatccaaacattctcaggCTAGTAGCAGTGGTTGCAGTCAgtcaaaagctacaaatgaagttaagtttgttgaagatgtggacaatattcagctggaaaacaccaaagaagatgaatgtcacccaattgagaatccagaagctcctccagtatatgacagtgatgaagacattgagtatgggtcagatgaagaagaacaagaagagaaagaagaagaagaagaagaagaagaagaaggagaaaaagaaggcaaagaaaaaggtatatttcatttataactGATTTCATTTATTTGCATTTGTAACTTATTATATGGtactgatgttgatcttgaatgtGAAGGTAAGGATGTGGATGAAAGACCTGCTTACATGGATgactttgatgatgattttggtcaGTACATGAAGGGTGAGCATGATGTAGATCTTTTccctgaagaagaagtttttactCCAGTAGATCCTAGCAAAATGGAGGTAAAAACTAGATTTGCAAATAAGGAAGCATTTAAGAAACATCTCAGGGGTTATTGTGTTCTTAATAAGTGTCAATATATTTTGGATAGAAGTGCTCCCTCTAGAATTAAGGCTGAG encodes:
- the LOC113352050 gene encoding uncharacterized protein LOC113352050, translating into MRYKPGLKQSESSQFKFRNISVYAEPKNETLVFPDCHRDETDLMTLKYMVYKGLSMDVKEKFNLYWFKEECLPLPLLNNDDFDNFWEDSFVNEDGCICLWMGMKDTVFGTPKTTPRRRQLVREPPLEDPQG